The window tcgtctTCTTATTTGATCATTACTTTTGGTGTGCCTCTGCATACTACTGTAATGACATGTGTTTTGATATTTATGAATATGAAGAAAAACTCACTAGAGAATCATTACAGAGAATGAAGAACATGTTGCATGTCCTACAGTCAATCCAGATTTAACACATCTGAATTACACAACCATCTGAAACACACAATCATGTGAAACTCTGTTCTCTGTACTCAGTATAACGTATCTTGGCTCCAACATAATGTTATTGTTATAAAACAGACCTAACCAGTCTTTGTAAATAGATATACACCTTTTTCTTTTACTTCTTCAGAGAGTTTGTTGCAGCGTGTGTAAAGAGTTAACCGAATgattattatcttatttataGCTTTTGTCATTTGATCCAATGAATCCAAAATCACTGAGCTGTTCAAACCATCTGTCTTAAGGGAGGTTATCCTCTGCAGGTCAGCGACCTCGGGGTAATTTGATTGTGTAGTGAGATCACTGGGATGGTAATCTTCATATTAAAAGATAATTTGTCATAAGAGAAGAATCTTAATGAAGAAAACATCCTCCCCGTATAATGGTTTGTGTCTATCAGAAACAAAAACATGTATGGGTCTCATAACATTCACGTGCTACAAATATAGATACATAGACAATTGTGAATGCAAGAATGATGACAAATTTCTCAGAAAACTTTTTGCAATTTGTGTAAATGAAACCATGGTCTTTACATAGAAATATGGCATAAAACATTTTGAGTTACGTAACCTCTTGAAACAACTCTCTTTGACAAAGAAAGAGGAAAGGGTTAACATATATACATTGAATGATTCTATCTCTAACTAATGTCAGTGTTCTCTTCTTGTGGAACATCATCACTGAAGCGGAGAAGTCACGTTGATAAAGGTGTCTTCAGGACAAGGGATGGTTAATCCACCCATTGGATGATCATATCCAAACTCTTCCTCAGATTTACTTAGAAGAGCTTGAAAAGAAGGCTGATTCAAGAACGATACTGGCACAAGATATCTCTTCTTCTGGACTTGGTCTTCACCAACGTACACTGCAAGAAACCCCTTTGGCGCTGAAACTGTCCTTTTGCTTGAAGCCCCTACAGAGAGGCCAATGATTCTCTTTGCACTCAAGAGACCTCTGAACAAAGCCATTTCTTGTGTCTTTAAATTGAAATTTGAAGCTTCTGAGAAACAAATAGATGCTCAGATTCAAGGTTTGTATTGAAGAGTTGGTTCACTGCCCTAAGATGTATATATAGATTGTTAAAAGACTTTGAAACCACCTTAGAACCATTGAAAGAATGAGACATACGCATACCTCTATTCACATGGTTCTGTTTTCTAAGATATGATGATAGAAGACAAGAAACGAAAGCTAGCGAGCATtatctcttttgttttctcATGTCTGTATAataaaagaagagaagacaTGAGTTATTCAATCTTGTACGTATAACTTGTCATGTGTGATACATATCTGTGGATATAATCAAAGAACAACTTAAACTGTGACAGAGACTTGTTGTTCTGCTGTTGAGAAACTTCATGTCCCCACTTTAAATTCTCATTAACTAAATCTATTTAGACCACAAAGATGAGGGAATATGATCACCACAGAACATGAAGAACAGAAACTTGCTGGTCTTTATTATTGACAAAACAAATGTCTTATCTAAACAAACATTGAGAAAACAAGCCCTTGTGTATTACATATGGAGTTTGTTTTAGTTTATTGTCCTACATTCAATTAATAATCTTATCACCACAAACTGCATTGACCTATAACTTTTTCAAGTTGGTTCAGACAATACCATGTGAAACTCTGCTCTAGTTTGTCCCATTGTTCAAGACCACAAGTTTGAGAGAGGTTCGAATTCATTCATTGATCtttctatatatacacataacatTACCGATTCTTTCAAAATCATCAACCAGCAAACAAGCAATATATCCAATAACTTGAATCTTTTCATACATCTTCGAAGCTTCAGACAAAGAAACTAGAAATGGCTTTCGTGAGAAATCTATTGGGTGCCAAGAAGATTCTTGGAGCCGCAACAAGCAAAAGGGCGACCTCAGCGGCACCAAAGGGGTTTCTTGCGGTGTACGTAGGAGAGAGCCAGAAGAAGAGATATGTGGTGCCAATCTCATACTTGAGCCAGCCTTCTTTTCAAGCTCTTCTGAGCAAATCTGAAGAAGAGTTTGGGTTCAATCATCCAATGGGTGGCTTAACGATCCCTTGTCCGGAAGATATCTTCATCAACGTAACGTCTAGGCTCCAATGATGATGATCAAACATATTGTTCTTCTAGTTAGAGATATACTTTGTTCCTTGTAAATAGAGGatagtttgtttttttcctcTCTTTCTTCCCGGAAGAGTTCTAaaatttgaaagtggaatacaATTTTTTATGCTATAAACACAGCATAATTCATGTTAAAGTAATTCATTTTTGATCAAtcattgaaaaagaaaaatctcaTTACAACTTAAAGATAACCCAAGTTAAAATCATGCTCCAGTTCACATTTCCAAGGGAATGTGTGGATCCTCAACTTTCAATAATCAGTCCTTAAAACATGTTTTACCATCAGTCTTACCGCTCACGTAACTgtgaaaaaatgatttaatatatCAAATCTCAAAGACCGGAATGTTTCTTGTTCTCTTGAAATGGTAAGGTGATAGACACTTGTATTTTCGTTACTTCGACGAACTGACTTAAACAGTGAATATCTGTTCACAATCAATCAGCCAATTCTTGAATAATATATGAAAAGAGCAACATGGTAAACCTGTTAGTGTAGACAAACATGTTTCAACTCATTTCATTGATTCACACTCGAGCAATCCAAGTTTTCAagatgaattatatttttaaaaaccttTCTTCAATTAGCATAGAACACTTTTACAACAGAAATTTCATTTACTTTGAGCTTTGTAACCTCTTGAACAACTCTTTTTCTCAGGAAGAACGAGGGAAAAGGTTGACCTATTTACATTGAATAATTTATCTCTAACTCAGGAGTAGACAACGTTAAATCTCTCTATCTCCTCGGATCATCTTCCCTTTAGCCCAGAAGTCACGTTGATGAACGTATCTTCAGGACAAGGAATGGTTAAGCCACCCATTGGATGATCAAACCCAAACTCTTCTTCAGACTTACTGAGCAGAGCTTGAAACGAAGGCTGGCTCAAATATGAGACAGGAACTATATATCTCTTCTTCTGGACCTGGTCCTCGCCAACATACACCGCAAGAAACCCTTTTGGTGTAGTGGCCATCACAGAGCGGCTTAAGATCTTCTTTGCAGCCAAGAGTCCTCTCATTAAAGCCATTTCTagtctttgaaaattttaattgaagATGTGTTGAGGATAAGAAGTTAAGTTCTGAGAGTCAAGCTTTTGCACTACTTGGTGATGTGAAGAATTGGTTCTGTTTCTGGATGTATAAATAGATCAATGAAAGAGTTGAAACCACCCTGGAATTAATGAAACTGTGGTCTAATACTACGAGCGTGGGACATGCAAGAACAGAGTTTCACATGGTTTTGTTTTCAAGATATGACAATCAATGAAAGCTATTCAAAACATTATATGTATTTCACAAGGGTTTGTTTCCTCAGTGtcttcataatttataaaactgAGATATTGCAGTCTTCTCTCTCGTCTATAATAAACCGTTAGCAGGTTTTGTTTCTTAATGATGTAGTGGTAGTGTGGGACCTTCAGTAGCGTACCAAGAGAACAAGAAGGACACAATAATTTTCAAAGGACATGATCCCATGGAGTGAAACTTTAAATTGATTGAAAGGTAAGCGAGACTAACCTGTAAGGCTGTCACATTCATGTGAATATCTTTGCCAAAACCTAGACAAACAATCCCATCCAGTGAAGAAACCTTAGCTGATCTCACCTCGCATATCCAAAACACACATCTCACTCTATAGATTTAGTTTCTTTCTTGTCACCATTGTGGTACATATAAAGCTCTACCCACTATAGACTAGTGTAACATTTCTCTTTGCATTTTTTAGCCAGTTGTTAAGCTCCTAATGTGCAATGAGCATATGTCTAAAAGATGAGATAGTGACGGTGTGTGTCACATGAACTGTCTTTAATTCTAAAGAACGCCGATCTGTTCATCGGACGGTCATGATCgaaacaagagagagaaggCACGTGGAGTATATATACAAAGTCAAATAAAAATGCTTCCTTTACGCTCTCtctccactctctctctctctcgctaaCGAACGCCATGGACGAGACCCAAATCGCCTCCCTCCTCAAATCATCCGACCTCTTCCCAATCCCTCAAAGCCTCAAACTTTCCTACGGAACAGCCGGCTTCC of the Brassica rapa cultivar Chiifu-401-42 chromosome A03, CAAS_Brap_v3.01, whole genome shotgun sequence genome contains:
- the LOC103856279 gene encoding auxin-responsive protein SAUR24 — encoded protein: MALFRGLLSAKRIIGLSVGASSKRTVSAPKGFLAVYVGEDQVQKKRYLVPVSFLNQPSFQALLSKSEEEFGYDHPMGGLTIPCPEDTFINVTSPLQ
- the LOC103856281 gene encoding auxin-responsive protein SAUR21; the protein is MAFVRNLLGAKKILGAATSKRATSAAPKGFLAVYVGESQKKRYVVPISYLSQPSFQALLSKSEEEFGFNHPMGGLTIPCPEDIFINVTSRLQ
- the LOC103856282 gene encoding auxin-responsive protein SAUR21-like yields the protein MALMRGLLAAKKILSRSVMATTPKGFLAVYVGEDQVQKKRYIVPVSYLSQPSFQALLSKSEEEFGFDHPMGGLTIPCPEDTFINVTSGLKGR